The Gemella haemolysans genome includes a region encoding these proteins:
- a CDS encoding IS3 family transposase, with protein MRRSITTTKDRKCIFKRSEETAFSGRSRNEKKARIISSLRGEFILKDLLLYAKMPKATYMYWQKRFDRVNPDKEIEEKILEIRKNNKDYGYRRIYGALRNLGYIINKKKVQRIIQKLDLQVTSFTRKSRKYNSYKGKIGKTAKNRIRRRFNTNIPHQKITTDTTEFKYYEVNERGKLVVKKLYLDPFMDMYNGEIISYSISESPSAKNIMDALEKAIKVTAKSPYRRTFHSDQGWAYQMKAYSKRLKEERIYQSMSRKANCLDNSIMENFFGILKQEIYYGTTYNSYRELKLAIEKYIKYYNEERIKEKLGWLSPKQYRIKHMTV; from the coding sequence ATTAGAAGATCAATTACTACAACTAAGGATAGAAAATGCATTTTTAAAAGAAGCGAGGAGACTGCGTTTAGCGGAAGAAGCAGAAATGAAAAGAAGGCGAGAATTATAAGCAGTCTCCGAGGAGAATTCATACTTAAAGACCTTCTTTTATATGCGAAAATGCCAAAAGCAACATATATGTACTGGCAGAAGAGATTCGATAGAGTTAATCCAGATAAAGAAATTGAAGAGAAAATATTAGAAATAAGAAAGAATAACAAAGATTATGGTTATAGACGTATATATGGTGCGTTACGTAATTTAGGATATATAATAAATAAAAAGAAAGTTCAAAGAATTATACAAAAATTAGACTTACAGGTTACATCATTCACTAGAAAAAGTAGAAAATACAATTCATATAAAGGGAAAATTGGAAAAACAGCTAAGAATAGAATTAGAAGACGATTCAATACTAATATTCCACATCAAAAAATCACTACAGACACAACTGAATTTAAATATTATGAAGTTAATGAGAGAGGTAAATTAGTAGTAAAGAAACTTTATTTAGATCCATTTATGGATATGTATAATGGTGAGATAATAAGCTATAGTATAAGTGAGAGCCCATCAGCTAAAAATATAATGGATGCGCTAGAAAAAGCTATTAAAGTCACAGCTAAATCCCCTTATAGGAGAACTTTCCACTCTGATCAAGGATGGGCTTATCAAATGAAGGCATACTCGAAAAGGTTAAAAGAAGAACGTATTTACCAAAGTATGTCTAGAAAAGCAAATTGTTTGGATAATTCGATAATGGAGAATTTCTTCGGAATATTAAAACAAGAGATATACTATGGAACAACATATAATAGTTATAGGGAACTGAAATTAGCTATTGAAAAATATATAAAATACTATAATGAAGAGAGAATAAAAGAGAAACTAGGATGGTTAAGTCCTAAGCAATATAGAATAAAACATATGACTGTATAA